Proteins found in one Aquibium microcysteis genomic segment:
- a CDS encoding YqaA family protein, with protein sequence MDDLAVLGGLFAIAFVAATILPAQSEAALVGLLVAGTHSPVLLVAVASLGNLLGAIVNWALGRGVERFRDREWFPVGPASLGRATGWYRKWGRWSLLLSWAPIGGDALTVAAGVLREPLWSFVVLVTIAKTARYVVLAAATLGVLE encoded by the coding sequence ATGGATGACCTCGCCGTTCTGGGTGGCCTGTTCGCCATCGCCTTCGTCGCGGCAACGATCCTTCCGGCGCAGTCGGAGGCGGCGCTGGTGGGGCTTCTCGTCGCCGGTACCCATTCACCGGTCCTGCTGGTGGCGGTGGCCAGTCTGGGCAATCTGCTCGGCGCGATCGTCAACTGGGCGCTCGGGCGCGGCGTCGAGCGATTTCGCGACCGAGAATGGTTCCCCGTGGGTCCGGCTTCGCTCGGCCGGGCGACGGGATGGTACCGGAAGTGGGGTCGCTGGAGCCTGCTTCTCTCCTGGGCGCCCATCGGGGGCGATGCGCTGACGGTTGCCGCGGGAGTCCTGCGCGAGCCGCTGTGGAGCTTCGTCGTGCTGGTCACCATCGCCAAGACGGCGCGATATGTGGTGCTCGCTGCTGCCACGCTTGGCGTGCTCGAATGA
- a CDS encoding PcfJ domain-containing protein, translated as MNLKALTDAQVKYLRDYLEMNVFSDDSPVIMPLLEASVGRILAHRTRAVDRTLANRGDITKNAQMAHFAVRAAISDMPPDALDHITDWLKASFLTGAGWLHNVDGLGRPKKLMKCSSIADLVREADKAMDRLNAQRARSLGGNDERHVADLADGYTLVRLLTPAALDLESSRMHHCVGHGAYDGDVESGYSEIYSLRDRLGRPVITMEVGADHYADLAGGHVERRIRQVQGKRNDDPADEHLAILKPFILASGWEGEYGYWPRVKDIAGTVHDLYDIPAGTPFKDLQVCVTTDHGDITLPEGLVVEGELELRPYRRRIEVGERTSVGSLRILVVDGDEPMVLPESLQVAGEISAPPDGEGIVCVPAHLAGKVRRREARPTLGSTPTFGRSIMCFRGAAEREWTELDAAEHMRIVDEYHSRGWEEVPISLTAHPVGWREHAMRQMDDLREYYAAEALRLPVVPAIVRERARARVRRVETSELRAFVENAIIGEPWQPLLAGIKPLPPADTVPLSDDDDMDSGLYGPAGPAR; from the coding sequence ATGAATCTGAAGGCGCTGACCGACGCGCAGGTAAAGTACTTGCGCGACTACTTGGAAATGAACGTTTTCTCTGATGATAGCCCGGTCATCATGCCGCTGCTCGAGGCTTCAGTGGGTCGCATCCTGGCGCACCGCACGCGAGCGGTAGACCGCACGCTGGCCAACCGGGGCGACATCACCAAGAACGCCCAAATGGCTCACTTTGCCGTGCGCGCGGCGATATCGGACATGCCGCCAGACGCGCTCGATCACATCACCGACTGGCTCAAGGCCAGTTTTCTGACGGGCGCGGGATGGCTCCACAACGTCGACGGTCTAGGGCGACCGAAGAAGTTGATGAAGTGCAGCTCGATCGCTGACCTCGTGCGGGAGGCCGACAAGGCGATGGACCGCCTCAACGCCCAGCGCGCCCGAAGCCTAGGCGGGAACGACGAGCGGCACGTCGCCGACCTCGCGGACGGCTACACGCTCGTCAGGCTGCTGACCCCGGCGGCCCTCGATCTCGAGTCCAGCCGCATGCACCACTGCGTCGGTCACGGAGCGTATGACGGCGATGTCGAGTCAGGATACTCGGAAATCTACAGCCTTCGCGATCGGCTGGGGCGGCCCGTCATCACGATGGAGGTCGGCGCTGACCACTACGCGGACCTCGCCGGGGGACACGTCGAGAGACGCATCCGTCAGGTCCAGGGCAAGCGCAACGACGATCCCGCGGACGAGCATCTTGCGATCCTGAAGCCCTTCATCCTGGCAAGCGGCTGGGAGGGCGAGTACGGTTACTGGCCCCGTGTGAAGGACATCGCCGGCACGGTGCACGATCTCTATGACATCCCGGCCGGGACGCCGTTCAAGGACTTGCAGGTATGCGTGACAACCGACCACGGCGACATCACCCTGCCGGAGGGGCTCGTCGTCGAGGGCGAACTTGAGCTCAGGCCGTATAGGCGGCGTATCGAGGTCGGCGAGCGGACCAGCGTCGGCAGCCTCCGCATTCTGGTCGTGGACGGCGACGAACCTATGGTTCTCCCAGAGAGCCTGCAGGTCGCAGGCGAGATAAGCGCGCCGCCGGATGGCGAGGGGATCGTGTGCGTGCCGGCCCATCTAGCGGGCAAGGTGCGCAGACGGGAGGCGAGGCCGACCCTCGGAAGCACTCCCACCTTCGGAAGGTCAATCATGTGCTTCCGCGGCGCAGCAGAGCGCGAATGGACCGAACTGGATGCCGCCGAGCATATGAGGATTGTCGATGAATACCACTCTCGCGGATGGGAAGAAGTGCCGATCAGCCTGACCGCGCACCCAGTTGGGTGGAGAGAACACGCTATGCGCCAGATGGACGACCTCCGGGAATATTACGCGGCCGAGGCCCTTCGCCTCCCGGTCGTCCCTGCCATCGTCAGGGAACGCGCCCGCGCTCGAGTTCGACGCGTAGAAACGAGTGAATTGCGCGCCTTTGTCGAGAACGCCATCATCGGCGAGCCATGGCAGCCCCTTCTGGCGGGCATCAAACCATTGCCCCCCGCCGACACCGTGCCATTGTCCGACGATGACGACATGGACAGTGGACTTTATGGACCAGCAGGCCCCGCTCGATAG
- a CDS encoding ATP-binding protein, which translates to MRGDDFSVPLDHATSFALIAHEVIVNALEHAFPAGRGGGVEIVLAIDGSSRSLTVCDDGVGIDPAADDGIGRTLVKALAVQLAAVATWLARDGGGTRFVLEFEEQSIAPRISPGRSSRL; encoded by the coding sequence GTGCGCGGCGACGATTTCTCGGTCCCGCTCGATCACGCGACGTCCTTTGCCCTCATTGCGCACGAGGTGATCGTGAACGCGCTGGAACACGCGTTTCCGGCGGGCCGGGGAGGAGGCGTGGAGATCGTTCTCGCAATAGACGGCTCGTCACGCTCTCTCACGGTCTGTGACGATGGCGTGGGGATCGATCCCGCGGCCGACGACGGCATCGGCAGGACGCTCGTCAAAGCGCTTGCCGTTCAGCTCGCCGCCGTCGCGACCTGGCTCGCTCGCGACGGCGGCGGGACGCGGTTCGTCCTGGAGTTCGAGGAGCAGTCAATAGCGCCACGGATCTCACCAGGGCGAAGCTCACGCCTGTAA
- a CDS encoding metal-sensing transcriptional repressor → MSDHRHASHPAIVKRLKRAEGHLRSVVAMVEGGKPCLDIAQQLHAVEKAVAQAKRTLIHDHLDHCLDETVGPLSLEQRGSVDEFREIAKYL, encoded by the coding sequence ATGTCCGATCACCGTCACGCCTCCCATCCTGCGATCGTCAAGCGGCTCAAGCGCGCCGAAGGCCACCTGCGCAGCGTCGTCGCCATGGTTGAGGGCGGCAAGCCATGCCTCGATATCGCCCAGCAGCTCCATGCGGTGGAGAAGGCGGTGGCGCAGGCCAAGCGCACGCTGATCCACGATCATCTCGACCACTGCCTGGATGAGACTGTCGGCCCGCTATCGCTCGAACAGCGCGGCTCGGTCGACGAGTTCAGGGAAATCGCGAAATACCTGTGA
- a CDS encoding histidine kinase dimerization/phosphoacceptor domain -containing protein yields MFEWLQLLYAICTSGEAPARWREIAFGANLATALAYFWIPAVMAVVFLRWREELPYRWLWVGFVLFISACGISHVMHALHALRSSSPHSGAELGMLVATAVVSLTTAAGFTFLLPRILALASPAAARRRMEAAVETATAELQSALEHQRLLLLEVHHRVKNNLQVVASLVGLHVKRRQGESVGGLKDLRDRIGAIASVHGQLEEVAQRHYMPCRLSPPSRGRLKIAWTAG; encoded by the coding sequence GTGTTTGAGTGGCTGCAGCTGCTCTATGCGATCTGCACCTCAGGGGAGGCTCCCGCGCGTTGGCGCGAGATTGCGTTCGGCGCCAATCTTGCGACCGCGTTGGCCTATTTCTGGATTCCCGCGGTCATGGCCGTGGTCTTCCTGCGCTGGCGGGAGGAGCTGCCCTATCGTTGGCTTTGGGTGGGCTTCGTACTGTTCATTAGCGCATGCGGCATCAGTCACGTGATGCACGCACTCCACGCTTTGCGGTCCTCATCGCCGCATTCGGGAGCAGAGCTAGGAATGCTGGTGGCAACTGCAGTAGTGTCCCTGACAACTGCGGCGGGGTTTACATTTCTGCTCCCGCGCATTCTCGCATTGGCTTCGCCGGCTGCCGCAAGGCGAAGGATGGAGGCGGCGGTCGAGACTGCCACTGCCGAGCTTCAGTCCGCCCTCGAACACCAGCGGCTTCTTCTGCTCGAGGTCCATCACCGCGTGAAGAACAACCTGCAGGTGGTCGCCAGCCTTGTGGGACTCCACGTAAAGCGGCGTCAGGGCGAATCCGTCGGCGGTCTCAAGGACCTCCGCGATCGAATTGGCGCGATCGCGTCCGTTCATGGCCAACTGGAAGAGGTTGCACAGCGTCACTACATGCCTTGCCGTTTATCACCGCCCTCGCGAGGTCGCTTGAAAATCGCATGGACGGCCGGCTAG
- a CDS encoding ABC transporter permease, producing MGLFQDLVAIQREIYLAFADRIGDFAKTGDWTLLAAYLLMGILFGAVHALTPGHSKAVLATYLTGSTASVPRGLAVSLVLSFVHVGMSVLIALLSLPLVSVALGSVGRAPLLEDISRGLLGVIGLWMLGQGLRGTGHAHGQGVAAGFAAGLIPCPLTLFVMTFAISRGVPEAGVAFAAVMMIGVAMVLGTVALAAVLFRQQLLRLLATRPRAVDAVTRSIQVLAGLVLVIVAANAIRG from the coding sequence ATGGGCCTGTTCCAGGACCTCGTCGCCATCCAGCGCGAGATCTACCTCGCCTTCGCCGACCGGATCGGCGACTTCGCGAAGACGGGCGACTGGACGCTGCTCGCCGCTTATCTGCTGATGGGAATCCTGTTCGGCGCGGTGCATGCGCTGACGCCGGGCCACAGCAAGGCGGTGCTGGCGACGTATCTGACTGGCTCGACCGCCAGCGTGCCGCGCGGGCTGGCGGTGTCGCTGGTGCTCTCCTTCGTCCATGTCGGCATGTCCGTGCTGATCGCACTGCTCTCGCTGCCTCTGGTCTCCGTGGCGCTCGGCAGCGTCGGCCGCGCGCCGCTGCTGGAAGACATCAGTCGTGGGCTGCTCGGGGTGATCGGCCTGTGGATGCTCGGCCAAGGATTGCGTGGAACCGGGCACGCCCACGGCCAGGGGGTGGCTGCAGGATTTGCCGCCGGGCTGATCCCATGCCCACTGACCCTGTTCGTCATGACCTTCGCGATCTCACGGGGCGTGCCGGAGGCGGGCGTCGCCTTCGCGGCGGTGATGATGATCGGCGTCGCAATGGTTCTCGGCACGGTGGCACTTGCGGCCGTGCTGTTCCGCCAGCAGCTCCTGCGTCTGCTGGCCACGCGGCCCCGCGCCGTCGACGCGGTCACGCGTTCGATCCAGGTGCTCGCCGGACTGGTTCTGGTGATCGTCGCGGCGAATGCGATCCGCGGCTGA
- the chrA gene encoding chromate efflux transporter — protein MSTAEETTTVAPGSAAHDHGIPFSEAVRVWARVAALSFGGPAGQIAVMHRILVEEKRWIGENRFLHALNYCMLLPGPEAQQLAVYIGWLLHRTKGGLVAGALFILPGFVAILALSYLYVLLGNVPLIEGLFFGLKAAVLAIVLHAVQRIGKRALKNNLMLAIAAASFFAIFFLGAPFPLIVLAAGVIGYLGGRAGLVAFKVGGGHGASSGPVLSDAESALGEGVPAHARPDIGWSLRISAIFLALWLVPVVALVAALGGDNVFSRIALFFSQMAVVTFGGAYAVLAYVAQQAVETYGWLRPGEMLDGLGMAETTPGPLIMVVQFVGFLGAYRDAGGLAPLLAATLGAVLTTWVTFVPCFLWIFLGAPFVERLRGNAALSGALSAITAAVVGVILNLAIWFALHVLFATVVETRVLGLTLDVPVFSSANWAAIALTAAAMLAIFRFGVSMGWVLAACALAGIGLRIIG, from the coding sequence ATGAGCACTGCAGAGGAAACCACGACTGTCGCCCCCGGCTCCGCGGCCCACGACCACGGCATCCCATTCTCCGAGGCAGTGCGAGTCTGGGCACGCGTGGCCGCGCTCTCCTTCGGCGGTCCCGCCGGCCAGATCGCCGTCATGCACCGCATCCTGGTCGAGGAGAAGCGGTGGATCGGCGAGAACCGGTTCCTGCATGCGCTCAACTACTGCATGCTCCTGCCCGGCCCCGAGGCGCAGCAGCTCGCCGTCTACATCGGCTGGCTGCTCCACAGGACGAAGGGCGGTCTTGTCGCCGGGGCGCTGTTCATCCTGCCCGGCTTCGTCGCTATTCTCGCCTTGAGCTACCTCTATGTTCTCCTCGGCAACGTGCCGCTGATCGAGGGCCTGTTCTTCGGCCTCAAGGCGGCGGTGCTGGCCATCGTGCTGCACGCCGTCCAGCGCATAGGCAAGCGTGCGCTGAAGAACAATCTGATGCTGGCCATCGCCGCGGCCTCCTTCTTTGCGATCTTCTTCCTCGGCGCACCGTTTCCGCTGATCGTGCTCGCCGCGGGCGTGATCGGCTATCTTGGCGGGCGCGCTGGGCTGGTCGCCTTCAAGGTCGGCGGCGGCCATGGCGCGAGCTCGGGTCCCGTCCTGTCCGACGCGGAATCGGCGCTCGGCGAAGGCGTTCCTGCGCATGCCAGGCCGGATATCGGCTGGTCGCTGCGCATCTCGGCGATCTTCCTCGCCCTGTGGCTGGTCCCGGTGGTCGCGCTGGTCGCCGCGCTTGGCGGGGACAATGTGTTCTCCCGCATCGCCTTGTTCTTCAGCCAGATGGCCGTCGTCACCTTCGGCGGCGCCTATGCGGTGCTCGCCTATGTCGCGCAGCAGGCTGTCGAGACCTATGGCTGGCTCAGGCCCGGCGAGATGCTGGACGGGCTCGGCATGGCCGAGACGACACCCGGACCGCTCATCATGGTCGTCCAGTTCGTCGGCTTCCTCGGCGCCTACCGGGACGCCGGCGGGCTCGCCCCGCTGCTGGCGGCGACGCTCGGCGCCGTGCTCACCACCTGGGTGACTTTCGTGCCATGCTTCCTGTGGATCTTCCTCGGCGCGCCCTTCGTCGAGCGCCTTCGCGGCAATGCCGCACTCTCCGGTGCGCTGTCCGCGATCACGGCAGCGGTGGTCGGCGTGATCCTGAACCTCGCGATCTGGTTCGCGCTGCATGTGCTGTTCGCCACGGTCGTGGAGACCCGGGTCCTCGGCCTGACGCTCGACGTTCCGGTCTTCTCCAGCGCCAACTGGGCCGCGATTGCGCTGACGGCGGCTGCTATGCTGGCGATATTCAGGTTCGGCGTATCGATGGGCTGGGTGCTGGCCGCCTGCGCGCTGGCGGGAATTGGTCTCAGGATAATCGGGTAA
- a CDS encoding chromate resistance protein ChrB domain-containing protein encodes MPSPTTISVDKLARLFGTPGCPALIDVRTDEDFAADPQLVPGSIRRPHASVSDWSGSLDASSAIVICQKGRKLSEGVAAWLRHGGIEAEALEGGFEAWTAAGHPVVPAERIPPRDRDGRSIWVTRARPKIDRIACPWLVRRFVDPEAVFLFVAPQEVEAVAERFGATPFDIENVFWSHRGELCTFDVMVEEFGLATVPLLRLARIVRAADTARLDLEPEAAGLLAASLGMSRMFSEDLAQLEAGMTLYDAYYRWARDATGEAHNWPSAKAGGKP; translated from the coding sequence ATGCCATCTCCCACCACCATTTCCGTCGACAAGCTTGCCCGCCTGTTCGGGACGCCCGGCTGTCCGGCGCTGATCGACGTCCGGACCGATGAAGACTTCGCCGCAGATCCCCAGCTGGTCCCCGGGTCGATCCGCAGGCCGCACGCGTCCGTCTCGGACTGGAGCGGCAGCCTGGACGCTTCGTCCGCGATCGTCATCTGCCAGAAAGGCAGAAAGCTCAGCGAAGGCGTCGCCGCCTGGCTTCGTCACGGCGGTATCGAAGCCGAGGCGCTGGAAGGCGGTTTCGAGGCCTGGACGGCGGCGGGTCATCCTGTCGTGCCTGCCGAGCGCATCCCACCCCGCGACAGGGACGGCCGCTCGATCTGGGTGACCCGGGCGCGGCCCAAGATCGACCGCATCGCCTGTCCCTGGCTGGTCCGCCGCTTTGTCGATCCGGAAGCGGTGTTCCTGTTCGTCGCGCCGCAGGAGGTTGAAGCGGTCGCCGAGCGCTTCGGTGCGACACCCTTCGACATCGAGAACGTGTTCTGGAGCCATCGCGGCGAACTCTGCACCTTCGATGTGATGGTCGAAGAGTTCGGCCTCGCGACCGTGCCGCTGCTGCGGCTGGCGCGGATCGTGCGGGCCGCCGACACCGCCCGCCTCGACTTGGAACCGGAAGCGGCGGGCCTGCTGGCGGCATCGCTCGGTATGTCGCGCATGTTTTCCGAGGATCTCGCCCAGCTCGAAGCAGGGATGACGCTCTACGACGCCTACTATCGCTGGGCGCGCGACGCGACGGGCGAGGCGCACAACTGGCCTTCGGCCAAGGCCGGAGGCAAGCCATGA
- a CDS encoding MFS transporter yields MLAVFANRTYRHLFAAQVIALLGTGLLTVALGLLAFELAGERAGAVLGTALAIKMIAYVGVAPIASAFAERMPRRAMLVVLDLVRAGVALFLPFVTEVWQIYVLIFVLQAASAAFTPTFQATIPDVLPDEKDYTRALSLSRLAYDLESLVSPMLAAALLTVISYHNLFAGTVVGFLVSAALVVSVVLPSPKPSIPRGIYDRTTRGIRIYLATPRLRGLLAINMAVAAAGALVIVNTVVYVQATFGFGQSDTALALAAFGGGSMLVALVLPRLLDSIPDRTAMLAGASALAVATLIAAAIPSYGWLLPLWFIIGAGYSMAQTPSGRLLRRSSHAEDRPALFAAQFALSHACWLITYPLAGWAGAAFGLPATSVILALIAGSAVATAAWLWPADDPEIVEHSHEGLPAGHPHWNEGIADGRNNHAHAYVIDDLHSAWPHAR; encoded by the coding sequence ATGCTGGCCGTCTTCGCCAACCGCACCTACCGTCATCTGTTCGCCGCGCAGGTGATAGCGCTGCTCGGCACCGGGCTGCTGACTGTCGCGCTGGGGCTGCTTGCCTTCGAACTCGCTGGCGAGAGAGCAGGAGCGGTGCTGGGTACGGCGCTCGCCATCAAGATGATCGCCTATGTCGGTGTCGCGCCGATAGCATCGGCCTTCGCCGAGCGCATGCCGCGCCGGGCCATGCTGGTGGTGCTCGACCTGGTACGCGCAGGCGTGGCGCTGTTCCTGCCCTTCGTCACCGAGGTCTGGCAGATCTACGTCCTGATCTTCGTGCTGCAGGCCGCTTCGGCCGCCTTCACGCCGACCTTCCAGGCGACGATCCCGGACGTGCTTCCGGACGAGAAGGACTACACCCGCGCGCTATCGCTTTCGAGGCTCGCCTACGATCTCGAAAGCCTCGTCAGCCCGATGCTGGCGGCGGCACTGCTGACCGTCATCTCCTACCACAATCTGTTCGCCGGAACGGTCGTCGGCTTCCTCGTCTCGGCGGCACTGGTGGTCTCGGTCGTGCTGCCGAGCCCGAAACCGTCGATCCCGCGCGGCATCTATGACCGCACGACCCGCGGCATCCGCATCTATCTCGCCACGCCGCGCCTGCGCGGGCTGCTGGCGATCAACATGGCGGTGGCAGCGGCGGGTGCGCTGGTGATCGTCAACACGGTCGTCTACGTGCAAGCCACATTTGGTTTCGGCCAGAGCGACACGGCTCTGGCGCTGGCGGCCTTCGGCGGCGGCTCGATGCTGGTGGCGCTGGTCCTTCCGCGGCTTCTCGACAGCATCCCGGACCGGACCGCAATGCTGGCGGGCGCATCGGCATTGGCAGTTGCCACGTTGATCGCGGCCGCGATCCCGTCCTATGGCTGGCTGCTGCCGCTCTGGTTCATCATCGGCGCAGGCTATTCGATGGCGCAGACTCCATCAGGGCGTCTCCTGCGGCGCTCGTCGCACGCGGAGGACCGCCCCGCGCTGTTCGCGGCCCAGTTCGCGCTGTCGCATGCCTGCTGGCTGATCACCTATCCGCTCGCGGGCTGGGCGGGCGCGGCCTTCGGGCTTCCGGCGACGTCGGTGATCCTGGCCTTGATCGCGGGAAGTGCCGTCGCGACAGCCGCATGGCTCTGGCCCGCCGACGATCCCGAGATCGTCGAGCATTCGCATGAAGGATTGCCCGCCGGCCATCCGCACTGGAACGAGGGCATCGCCGACGGTCGCAACAACCACGCCCACGCCTATGTCATCGACGACCTGCATTCCGCATGGCCGCATGCGCGGTGA
- a CDS encoding HupE/UreJ family protein has product MAILSVVLAMLLSTGLAAAHAVAEGDKGYIQEIYGVHLVPFMYLGAKHMVTGYDHLLFLLGVVFFLYRLQHIAIYVTLFAIGHSTTMILGVWFGWNVSAYLIDAIIGLSVVYKALDNLGAYQRWFGVQPNTKAATLIFGFFHGLGLATKILEYDIAQDGLLPNLLAFNVGVELGQLIALAMILIAMGYWRRTTSFWKHAYTANVLMMTAGFVLIGYQLTGYFVA; this is encoded by the coding sequence ATGGCCATCCTGTCGGTCGTCCTGGCCATGCTCCTGTCCACCGGCCTCGCCGCGGCTCACGCCGTCGCCGAGGGGGACAAGGGCTACATCCAGGAGATCTACGGGGTCCACCTTGTCCCGTTCATGTATCTCGGGGCCAAGCACATGGTCACCGGATACGACCATCTGCTGTTCCTGCTGGGGGTGGTCTTCTTCCTCTACCGCCTGCAGCACATCGCGATCTATGTGACCCTGTTCGCGATCGGCCATTCGACGACGATGATCCTCGGCGTCTGGTTCGGCTGGAACGTCAGCGCCTACCTGATCGACGCGATCATCGGCCTCTCGGTCGTCTACAAGGCGCTCGACAATCTCGGCGCCTATCAGCGCTGGTTCGGGGTCCAGCCGAACACCAAGGCAGCCACGCTGATCTTCGGCTTCTTCCATGGCCTCGGTCTCGCGACCAAGATCCTGGAATACGACATCGCGCAGGACGGGCTCCTGCCCAACCTGCTCGCCTTCAATGTCGGCGTCGAACTCGGCCAGCTGATCGCGCTCGCCATGATCCTCATCGCGATGGGGTACTGGCGGCGCACCACCAGCTTCTGGAAACACGCCTACACCGCCAACGTCCTCATGAT